ACCAATCGGAGATGCAGGCGGACAACGAGCGGCAGGTCGAGGACCGCGGCGAGTGACCGGCCTCAGACCGTCGGGACCGGTATCTCGTCGAGGACGCTGTCGACGACCGACGATTTCTGCACCTCGTCGACGCGGGCGTCGGGCGTGAGGACGATGCGGTGGGCCAGCACCGGCTGGGCGACGCGTTTCACGTCGTCGGGGGTGACGTACTCGCGGCCGACCATGGCGGCGCGGGCGCGGGTCGCCTCCAGCAGGCGCTGGGTGCCCCGCGGCGAGACGCCCACCTCGACGCGCCGGTCCTGGCGGGTCGCGCGGGCGATGGCCGAGACGTAGGTCACCAGGTCGTCGTCGACGCGGACCTGCTCGGGCGCCTCGCGCAGGCTCGTCACGAGGTCCTGGTTCAGCACCGGCGAGACCGACGGGCTCTGCTCGCTGCGGCCCAGGCGGCGGTGGAGCAGCTCCTCCTCGCCGGCCTCGTCGGGGTAGCCGATGGAACTCTTGACGAGGAAGCGGTCGACCTGCGCCTCGGGGAGTTCGAAGGTGCCCTCCATCTCGACGGGGTTCTGCGTCGCGAGGACGAAAAACGGGGAGGGCAGCTCGTAGGTGTCGCCGTCGACGGTGACCTGTTCCTCCTCCATCGCTTCGAGGAGGGCGGACTGGGTCTTGGGCGGCGCGCGGTTGATCTCGTCGGCCAGCACGACGTTCGCGAACAGGGGGCCCTCGTTGAACTCGAACTCCCGCTCGCGCTCGTTGAAGACGTGCGTGCCGGTGATGTCCGCGGGCAGCAGGTCGGGGGTGAACTGCACGCGGGAGAAGTCGAGGCCGAGGGCGGTGGCCATGCTGCGGGCGGTGAGCGTCTTCCCGGTCCCCGGCACGTCCTCCATGAGAACGTGGCCGCGGCCGACGAATCCCAGCAGCACGGTCTCGAGGAACTCACGGTCGGCGATGACGGCCGACCCGATCTCGTCGAGGACCCGGTCGCACTCCGCGTTCGCTTCGCTTACGTCCATGGAATCCCGTGAGCGCGCCGACAAGTTAGGCGTTGGGTCTGGCGTCGCGGTCGCCGGGCCGCGTGGAGGTCCGCCGGCGGCCCGCCCTCGCCGACTCCCCGACGCGAGCGGGACGAACCGTAACGGATAAAGTCGGCCTGCGTGTAGCGGGAGATGAGCCGAGGTAGCCTAGCCTGGCCAAGGCGCCTGCTTCGAGAGCAGGTCTCCGCAAGGACTCAGGAGTTCAAATCTCCTCCTCGGCGTTTCTCGTCGACGCTACCTCCCGAGAGCGTTCTATCGCTCTCGCTCCGGGTCGATGTGCCCGCCGCGCGAGATTTGAACCCTGGACGTCGCAGCGCGAGCGAAGCGAGCGACCGTCTTCCTCCGGTTCAAATCTCCTCCTCGGCGTTCTTCCGAACTCGACCGTCGAGCGACGGCCGTCGGCGCGGTCAGCCGCCGGTGCCGGGGTTCTGATAGACCGCGGCGACGATACCGGCGGTCTGGCCGAGGCCGACGGCGGCGATGCCGACGGCGGCGTCCACGTCGGAGCCGGCCAGCCCGTAGGTGGCCGCGCCGGCCAGCGCGAGGACGGCACCGCCGAGGTAGATCCGGTTGAACGGCGGGTCCATCTCGGCGGCGGTCGCGACGTAGGCCAGCGCGGGAACGATCATCCAGCCGTACAGCGTCACCGGGAGCGCGGGGTCGGCGTCGGACGTGACCGCCAGGTCGACGGCGCCGACGAGCGTGACGACGAAGCCGACGACGACGACCCCTTGCCAGACCGCGAGGACCGGGCCGGTCATCTCCCCGCGGGCGAGGACGGCGAACGCTCCCAGGAGAACGGTCATCACGGAGAGCCCGACCAGCAGGACGTGTCGCGATACGAGCGGGGAGACGTGGGCACCGAGCGCCAGCGCCCACGCCGCCGGGACGAGGACGGCCGGCGCGACGTCTGTCAGCGAGCGGCTCACGGCGAGCGCTACGGACAGCTCCGTGTTCGGCGTTTCGGTCGGCGTCCGAGTACGCGGGCGTCGAACCGGGAGATATCGGCCGTCTACAGCCGCGCGACGAGGAAGATGAGCGCCGACACGGACAGGGCGGCGGTGATGATGGCGCCGGCCAGCGGCGCGCCCATCGAGACGGCGGCGTTGGCCGTCGAGGCGAGCATCTCCGTGCGGTCGTTGCCGAAGACGGTCACCTCGGCGCTCTCGGTCTCCATGCCCGCCTCGACCGGTTCGAGGTCGGCCTTGGCCCGTTCGACGAGGTCCTCGATGGCCGCGACGACCTCCGCTTCGGGGAGGACGTCGCCGATCTGGTTCTCGGCTTCCATCGTGTTGACGACGTGCGTGTCGGTCGTCAGCACCTCGACGGTGTCGACGGTGTCCACGGCGTCGACGATGCGCTCGCGGAGGCCGGGCACCATGTTGTTGCCGTCGACGAAGACGTAGGCGGTCTGCTGGCCGTCCACCTCGAAGACGGCCACGCGGATGCCGAGCGGGCCGATGCCCTCCTCGGGCTCCCAGTCGGTCTCGTCCCAGGCGACGCCGCACTCGAACGGTTTCCGGGTCGCGGCGGCGAGCCGGGAGCCGACGTCGCGGGCGCCGTCGATCATGTCGAACGAGCGCTGGCTGCCGGGGACGACGTGGCCCAGGTCCTCCCCGTCGAGGCCGTTGTTGCAGTTGTGGGCGTCGGCGAGCATCACCTCGTCGAGGTCGCCGGTTCGGGCCTCGGCGACTGCGGAGAGGCCGACGGCGTACTCCACGTCGTCGGCGAACCCCGGCGAGAACGTCGACGCGAGGAAGGCGCCGTCGCCGAACGCCTGGCCGGTCAGAGTGGCGTCGCCCTCCGTGAGACGGACGGACTCGGTGGCGGTCGCGCCGTACTCGATGCGCTGGTAGGCGTTCTCGGCGGTGTCGATGACGGTCTCGACCTCGCGCTCGGTGACGAGGTTGAAGTCGTGGCCGGCGGTGGCGTGGGGCGGGAACGCCAGCCCGTCGGCCTGCTCGGCGATGCGGCGCGGGAGGTTGCCGCCGCCGATGTCGCCCATCGGGCCGGGGTGGAGCATCGGGAGGACGAACCGGGCCTTCTCGCCGCCCTCCGGCCGGCGGACCGAGAGCACGGTCACGGGGACGATGGCGTCCTCGCCGATGTCCTCGAAGAACGTCTCGAGCTCGCGGCTGCCCTCGGCGACGTGGCCGATGAACCCGCGGACGAAGTCGAGGACGCTGACGCCGAGGCTGCGCTTCCAGGGCTGGTCGATGACCGTGAGGAACAGCCAGACGCAGCCGGCGTAGACGACGCAGATGAGCGCGAGCAGGCCGAACTTCCCGGGGTCGACGTACTGCATCTCGGCGATGCGCGCGGGCGCCTCGTCGGACCGGAAGAGGAAGGCGCGA
The window above is part of the Halosimplex rubrum genome. Proteins encoded here:
- a CDS encoding DUF2070 family protein, yielding MTTTQGNLASLSRFVFRAPSWYSSVGFALLIAAIAGVAAFDSRFVFEDAWEGLFYIGIPTVAASVFTPYVDRKLGGQLSRNQASLLALACELITIGVLTVAAFVAFVTPLGQEFVVDALLVALASIFALRLFVIMAVSRQRLVVASAAASIQTASAALLLFVYSGTMRYLEFGGGPVARAFLFRSDEAPARIAEMQYVDPGKFGLLALICVVYAGCVWLFLTVIDQPWKRSLGVSVLDFVRGFIGHVAEGSRELETFFEDIGEDAIVPVTVLSVRRPEGGEKARFVLPMLHPGPMGDIGGGNLPRRIAEQADGLAFPPHATAGHDFNLVTEREVETVIDTAENAYQRIEYGATATESVRLTEGDATLTGQAFGDGAFLASTFSPGFADDVEYAVGLSAVAEARTGDLDEVMLADAHNCNNGLDGEDLGHVVPGSQRSFDMIDGARDVGSRLAAATRKPFECGVAWDETDWEPEEGIGPLGIRVAVFEVDGQQTAYVFVDGNNMVPGLRERIVDAVDTVDTVEVLTTDTHVVNTMEAENQIGDVLPEAEVVAAIEDLVERAKADLEPVEAGMETESAEVTVFGNDRTEMLASTANAAVSMGAPLAGAIITAALSVSALIFLVARL
- a CDS encoding AAA family ATPase, which translates into the protein MDVSEANAECDRVLDEIGSAVIADREFLETVLLGFVGRGHVLMEDVPGTGKTLTARSMATALGLDFSRVQFTPDLLPADITGTHVFNEREREFEFNEGPLFANVVLADEINRAPPKTQSALLEAMEEEQVTVDGDTYELPSPFFVLATQNPVEMEGTFELPEAQVDRFLVKSSIGYPDEAGEEELLHRRLGRSEQSPSVSPVLNQDLVTSLREAPEQVRVDDDLVTYVSAIARATRQDRRVEVGVSPRGTQRLLEATRARAAMVGREYVTPDDVKRVAQPVLAHRIVLTPDARVDEVQKSSVVDSVLDEIPVPTV